The DNA segment TATTTTCTTTATATTTTTCAGCGCGGGCGCGAAATGCTTCTTCATTTTCATGTTTGCTTCCTTCAAATAATTAAAACCATCGTTTTTTCTTATAAATCCAAATTTTTCCAATTAACATAATCGCTATCTTTCAATTCCTTACTTTTGATTTATTCTCAATTCTCATACGAGCGCGTTTTATTGCTCCGTGTAATCTCTTCTCAAGCAGTTGTTTCGAAGGCAGTTCCGTTAAGTATTGCGCTACGCGTATTCCTGACTTTTCCACTTCCAGCAATTCTATTGTTTCATCTTTTTTTCCGGCGCATAAAATCAAACCTATTGGCGAATCTTCCCCGTCTTTCATTTCATATTTAGCCAGCCATCTCAAATACAGCTCCATTTGTCCCTTGTGCGCCGGTTTAAAATCATCCAATTTTAACTCAACTGCCACCAGCCGGCGCAACCCGCGATGAAAAAATAAAAGATCTAAATAATAATCCGTGGAGTCAATTGATA comes from the Candidatus Omnitrophota bacterium genome and includes:
- a CDS encoding DUF1016 domain-containing protein — translated: VIYIDDPLKRDFYVEMCRIERWSTRALEKKIDSMLYERTALSRKPEKLVEYEIAKLRKTDQLTPDLVFKDPYFLDFLGVKDRYIEKDLEDAILREMEAFLLELGAGFTFVARQKRISIDSTDYYLDLLFFHRGLRRLVAVELKLDDFKPAHKGQMELYLRWLAKYEMKDGEDSPIGLILCAGKKDETIELLEVEKSGIRVAQYLTELPSKQLLEKRLHGAIKRARMRIENKSKVRN